The Raoultibacter phocaeensis genome includes a window with the following:
- the hyfE gene encoding hydrogenase 4 membrane subunit has protein sequence MSAYAWVNALGGLLIVTSTMVVLARSVKRSAILYAVQSFVLVLLLVSLAFATDSEVLFMWSASAFITKVVLVPGMLLFLQRKLGADSQDLGERLSPFKSITLIALEVLICFAAVQGVDLYTAAEVKPALAISLAHFFIGLTCIVSQRNIVKQIFGYCLMENGSHVTLALLAPQAPELVEIGIATDAIFAVLIMVLMVLRIYRTAKTLDTRDLMELKG, from the coding sequence ATGTCTGCTTATGCTTGGGTCAACGCGCTCGGAGGCCTGCTCATCGTCACGTCGACGATGGTGGTTCTCGCCCGATCGGTGAAAAGGTCGGCGATCCTCTATGCGGTGCAATCGTTCGTCCTCGTGCTGCTCCTCGTTTCGCTTGCGTTTGCAACCGATTCGGAGGTTCTGTTCATGTGGTCTGCATCGGCTTTCATAACCAAGGTCGTGCTCGTGCCGGGCATGCTGCTGTTCTTGCAAAGAAAGCTCGGTGCCGATTCGCAGGACCTTGGCGAGCGCCTTTCTCCGTTCAAGAGCATTACGCTTATAGCTTTAGAGGTGCTCATCTGCTTCGCTGCCGTACAGGGCGTTGATCTGTACACCGCCGCTGAAGTGAAGCCTGCGCTCGCCATCTCGCTCGCGCACTTCTTCATCGGACTGACCTGTATCGTCTCGCAACGCAACATCGTGAAGCAGATATTCGGGTATTGCCTGATGGAAAACGGCTCGCACGTAACGCTTGCGCTTCTTGCGCCGCAGGCGCCGGAGCTTGTCGAGATCGGCATCGCCACTGACGCCATCTTCGCCGTCCTGATCATGGTCCTCATGGTTTTGAGGATATACAGGACTGCGAAAACGCTCGATACCCGCGACCTCATGGAACTGAAGGGGTAG
- a CDS encoding hydrogenase 4 subunit F, whose amino-acid sequence MDISSLLLVTMITPLVACLLIAALPLKMPRAVFETVHVVSIGLTFLASLFIVAHVFGGGGSVEAIDIWFQVDALSAIFLGLVSTVVLLTGICSVAYIRFDSREGRLDASQVKRFYAFFSLFVFTMLLVVTSNNVIMMWVAIEATTLSTVFLVGSYNTKISLEAAWKYLIVCTAGVAFGLYGTLLVYANAADIMADPHQAVFWTSLVPYAAQFDSALIRIAFVFAAIGFGTKAGLFPMHTWMPDAYSQAPSPLSGLMSGALAKCAMLVLIRFYVLAVQAVGPEFPQTVMLILGAASIVFGAFALFSQSDLKRKLAYSSCENIGIVALCLGFGGPLGIAAALLHCIFHGLAKALMFCLSGNVVMKFKTSNLEKIIGVVQIAPLTAVLLGAGLFALSGFPPFALFISEVLMVMSGVFAGYLWLVIPLCLALTVVIAAFSLVFLRSVLGKAPDTAEKGSVGATMIVPEMVLMVLLLWFGIALPAPVISGVGSATAIVMQEDASNLYEMPLFGDVLHAADATTQPNE is encoded by the coding sequence ATGGACATTTCAAGCTTGCTGCTGGTTACCATGATAACGCCGCTTGTCGCCTGTCTGCTGATAGCGGCGCTTCCCCTCAAGATGCCTCGGGCGGTGTTCGAAACGGTGCACGTCGTGTCGATCGGCCTGACGTTTTTAGCGAGTCTTTTCATCGTCGCTCACGTGTTCGGCGGCGGCGGTTCGGTGGAGGCCATCGACATATGGTTCCAGGTCGACGCCCTCAGCGCCATCTTCCTCGGACTTGTGAGCACCGTTGTTCTGTTGACGGGCATCTGCTCGGTTGCCTATATTCGCTTCGATAGCAGAGAGGGGCGCCTCGATGCTTCCCAGGTGAAGCGCTTCTACGCCTTCTTCAGCTTGTTCGTATTCACGATGTTGCTCGTGGTTACGTCGAACAACGTAATCATGATGTGGGTTGCCATCGAGGCGACGACGCTCTCGACGGTGTTTCTCGTCGGCTCGTACAACACGAAGATCTCGCTCGAAGCGGCGTGGAAGTACCTTATCGTCTGCACGGCCGGCGTTGCGTTCGGCCTGTACGGGACGCTGCTTGTGTACGCGAACGCAGCCGATATCATGGCCGACCCGCACCAGGCGGTGTTTTGGACGTCCCTCGTGCCCTATGCTGCTCAGTTCGATTCGGCGCTCATCAGGATAGCGTTTGTGTTTGCCGCTATCGGGTTCGGCACCAAGGCCGGTTTGTTTCCCATGCACACTTGGATGCCCGATGCGTATTCCCAGGCGCCGAGTCCTCTGTCGGGCTTAATGTCGGGCGCGCTTGCCAAATGCGCGATGCTTGTGCTTATCAGGTTCTACGTCTTGGCCGTTCAGGCGGTCGGCCCTGAATTCCCTCAGACGGTCATGCTTATCTTGGGCGCGGCATCGATCGTGTTCGGTGCGTTCGCGCTGTTTTCGCAATCCGATCTCAAGCGCAAGCTCGCATACAGTTCGTGCGAGAACATCGGCATCGTGGCGCTGTGTCTTGGGTTCGGAGGTCCGCTCGGCATCGCCGCCGCGCTGCTTCACTGCATATTCCACGGCCTCGCAAAAGCGCTCATGTTCTGCCTGTCCGGCAACGTGGTTATGAAGTTCAAGACGAGCAACCTCGAGAAAATCATCGGCGTCGTGCAGATCGCCCCTTTGACGGCGGTTTTGCTGGGGGCGGGCTTGTTCGCCCTTTCGGGGTTTCCTCCGTTCGCGTTGTTTATAAGCGAAGTTCTCATGGTTATGTCAGGGGTCTTCGCCGGGTACCTCTGGCTCGTCATTCCCCTCTGCTTGGCGCTCACCGTCGTGATAGCGGCTTTCAGCCTTGTGTTCCTGCGCTCGGTATTGGGTAAAGCTCCCGATACCGCTGAAAAGGGGAGCGTCGGTGCAACCATGATCGTCCCCGAGATGGTGCTCATGGTCTTGCTGCTGTGGTTCGGTATCGCCTTGCCGGCT
- a CDS encoding hydrogenase 4 subunit D, producing the protein MLSGIGIAVFPLLAVLVPFAGTVVILASPRKAARWICAVAAGLSLLACLGAAGLFAYGGMQAHAVSCLSFGSVAVFGFTVDAMSTLLAAAFVGIGFLVTVYSFAYLNKGNREHPDEHRKRFYAVFIAFIGAMAGLVFSSTILGQLVFFEITGACSWSLIGYYNNDTSKKSAMKALIITHIASLGLYCAAAVLFLQTGSFELQAIAQLESGWKTFVLIAILIAAWGKSAQLPFYMWLPSAMEAPTPVSAYLHGASMVKVGVYLFARALLCAGPVPVEVGWVVVAGAIATMVFSFLMYLPQKDIKRLLAYSTIAQLSYMFLGFGFAIFGSQLAMQGGIAHIFNHAFAKTLFFLVAGALSYTMGTRLLTKFRGLSSKMPFLAIAFAVAALAIGGLPPFGPFFSKFMILAGGFEVSSQSVLLLVIVIVAIVESLCSFAWFLKWMGSVVSGAPSETVEDAHPLPKPMAWVFAALMVMTVCSGFIAVAWLG; encoded by the coding sequence ATGCTTTCAGGGATCGGGATTGCGGTCTTTCCTCTCTTGGCTGTACTGGTGCCCTTCGCGGGGACGGTGGTGATCCTCGCCTCGCCGCGCAAGGCGGCGCGATGGATATGCGCCGTTGCCGCGGGGTTGTCGCTTCTTGCATGCTTGGGCGCTGCGGGGCTTTTCGCGTACGGGGGCATGCAGGCGCACGCGGTGTCGTGCTTGTCGTTCGGTTCGGTTGCCGTGTTCGGATTCACGGTCGACGCCATGAGCACGCTGCTCGCCGCTGCGTTCGTGGGAATCGGTTTTCTGGTGACCGTGTACTCGTTCGCTTATCTGAATAAGGGAAACCGCGAACATCCCGACGAGCATCGAAAGCGGTTCTATGCGGTGTTCATCGCGTTCATCGGTGCGATGGCGGGCCTTGTGTTCAGCTCGACGATACTCGGACAGCTCGTGTTCTTCGAGATCACCGGTGCGTGCTCGTGGTCGCTTATCGGCTATTACAACAACGACACCTCGAAGAAATCGGCAATGAAAGCCCTCATCATCACGCATATCGCGTCGCTTGGACTGTACTGCGCCGCCGCCGTTTTGTTCTTGCAGACAGGCTCTTTCGAATTACAGGCGATCGCGCAACTCGAAAGCGGATGGAAGACGTTCGTGCTCATCGCAATCCTCATCGCTGCGTGGGGCAAATCGGCGCAGCTTCCGTTTTACATGTGGCTTCCTTCGGCCATGGAGGCCCCGACGCCCGTGTCGGCGTACCTCCACGGCGCGTCGATGGTGAAGGTGGGCGTGTACCTGTTCGCCCGGGCGCTTCTCTGCGCGGGGCCGGTACCCGTCGAGGTCGGCTGGGTTGTGGTTGCGGGTGCCATTGCGACCATGGTGTTCAGCTTTCTCATGTACCTTCCGCAGAAAGACATCAAGCGCCTCTTGGCGTACTCGACCATCGCGCAGCTTTCGTACATGTTTCTCGGGTTCGGATTCGCCATCTTCGGATCGCAGCTCGCCATGCAGGGCGGTATCGCCCACATTTTCAACCACGCGTTCGCGAAGACCCTGTTCTTCCTCGTTGCCGGCGCCCTCAGCTACACGATGGGCACGCGGCTTCTCACGAAGTTCAGGGGGCTCTCGTCGAAGATGCCGTTTTTGGCAATCGCCTTCGCCGTCGCTGCTCTGGCGATCGGCGGACTTCCTCCCTTCGGCCCCTTCTTCAGCAAGTTCATGATTCTGGCAGGCGGTTTCGAAGTCTCGTCGCAAAGCGTCCTGCTCCTGGTAATCGTGATCGTGGCCATCGTCGAATCGCTCTGCTCGTTCGCGTGGTTTCTGAAATGGATGGGCTCGGTTGTTTCGGGAGCGCCGTCGGAAACGGTCGAGGACGCCCATCCGCTTCCGAAGCCCATGGCTTGGGTGTTCGCGGCGCTTATGGTTATGACGGTCTGCTCTGGCTTCATTGCAGTAGCTTGGTTGGGTTAG
- a CDS encoding respiratory chain complex I subunit 1 family protein: MNEILLAILQPVVLLFAAPLFSGVSRVLRAKMHTRKGPSVFQDYYDIVKLFKREDVRTCDSGAPFRIMPVLYLATVLLLAMGMPMITRFCPIPALGDFIVIVYLLALPRLFFALSSIDSSGSYPSVGGIRELLASALIEPSMIIALFAVAIATGCSNVGDMGNALSTLSFTSPIAMVVAAFAFCIACYMELGKLPYDVAEAEQELQEGPLAEYSGPSLALLKLGMSLKQIIVISMLLAIFFPFGSAVDMAPASLAVGALVFFAKMSVVFTVCALIENTVVRVRFRLLSQHTWMVVGCSVLSLAFLVMGI; the protein is encoded by the coding sequence ATGAACGAGATACTGTTAGCAATTCTGCAACCTGTGGTCCTCTTGTTTGCCGCTCCGCTTTTCTCGGGAGTGAGCAGGGTTCTCCGCGCAAAAATGCATACGAGGAAAGGTCCGAGCGTCTTTCAGGACTACTACGACATCGTGAAGCTGTTCAAGCGCGAGGATGTGCGTACGTGCGATTCGGGCGCGCCGTTTCGAATCATGCCGGTACTCTACCTGGCGACCGTTTTGCTTCTAGCCATGGGAATGCCGATGATCACGCGGTTCTGCCCGATACCGGCACTCGGCGATTTCATCGTGATCGTGTACCTGCTCGCCCTGCCGCGGCTCTTCTTCGCCCTGTCGTCGATCGATAGCTCGGGATCGTATCCCAGCGTCGGCGGCATCAGAGAGCTGCTTGCAAGCGCTTTGATCGAGCCGTCGATGATCATCGCGCTGTTCGCCGTCGCGATTGCGACGGGATGTTCGAACGTCGGCGATATGGGAAACGCCCTTTCAACCCTGTCGTTCACTTCGCCCATCGCGATGGTGGTCGCGGCGTTCGCGTTTTGCATAGCGTGCTATATGGAGCTGGGAAAACTTCCCTACGACGTGGCTGAGGCGGAGCAGGAGCTTCAAGAGGGTCCTCTCGCGGAATACTCGGGGCCCTCTCTGGCTCTGCTCAAACTTGGAATGTCGCTTAAGCAGATCATCGTGATCAGCATGCTGCTTGCCATCTTCTTCCCGTTTGGGAGCGCTGTCGACATGGCACCTGCTTCGCTTGCGGTAGGGGCGCTCGTGTTCTTTGCGAAGATGTCGGTCGTATTCACCGTATGCGCGCTGATCGAGAACACGGTCGTGCGCGTGCGGTTCAGGTTGCTTTCTCAGCATACGTGGATGGTGGTGGGCTGCTCTGTCCTGTCGCTCGCGTTCCTCGTTATGGGCATATAG